The following coding sequences lie in one Spinacia oleracea cultivar Varoflay chromosome 1, BTI_SOV_V1, whole genome shotgun sequence genomic window:
- the LOC110791813 gene encoding uncharacterized protein has translation MYQYLKCGRGRRENNSRDPEIAKRPNTKGKACGCRFTINCEQLRVEENNWVIELLHDRGTHNHELIVYPEGHRGVSGLSEGAKEVIREMKDAQAKPKHIMVAIKNKYPDDHPNMRHIYNFKDKIRREGSEGRNVAKQMLHLAREHNYINWVSCSDRTRKVINRAFLAHPAMVEVLRTYPLVIGLDSTYKTNRYGFPFLEIVGVTPTNQNFLIAYAFMKDETAMSYRWVLQKLKLLLREAIIPTAILTDKEGGLMRPVAEVFPHSRHLLCTWHINHDVEARVSFLCNKNKDAGAAFKNGVWKRIMEALTEEEYERAVVVMEDRYGRWPAVLDYVHKTWLNDHRKKFVLAWTNEVLHFGNIRTCRVESQHSVIKSWLGSSQGSLDTVFRKVHASINNQVTEIKNGLEGSRRRHGVLFKHYLYQHLIGRVSHHALELILDEHTRMRNLSTEVYERCGCAMLTTHGLPCACNIFTALQGGVGIYIDLVHPFWRTLEIGEGAEIPEVVAESAQVTELFRSLVDDVLARDIAVIRDISRIVHNELHLEHAGYEEPEPNLTRRGRPRRQRNSTTRNLSLIEHVRNTGPRTISDQGASSSGNPQSRSSLGSYMSIDLIPPRFKESLPDFMLQYIRGYRDVIPNGNCGFRCAAEFFLGDQERYGEILSTVVGEIKKLDQYKRVYLPETISNASYRIDWRGGMCGQEHWMITDPDLWPIATHFNAVVVIFAIGGESSLIPSATILPLENRYEATRTTKEIVLAFVNKCHYILLDMAPDCPLPSIPHRWRALADYGVREWESRYETRIQAWTRYSDEFNFRMGRY, from the exons ATGTACCAGTACTTGAAATGTGGCCGTGGAAGGAGAGAAAACAATTCTAGGGATCCAGAGATCGCAAAACGTCCGAACACAAAAGGCAAGGCATGTGGTTGTCGGTTTACGATTAACTGTGAACAACTACGAGTAGAAGAAAATAATTGGGTTATTGAGTTGCTTCATGATCGTGGCACACATAACCACGAACTGATTGTGTACCCGGAGGGTCACCGCGGTGTCAGCGGTCTGAGTGAAGGCGCGAAGGAAGTTATTCGTGAGATGAAAGATGCACAAGCTAAGCCAAAACACATTATGGTGGCCATTAAGAACAAGTATCCAGATGACCATCCCAACATGAGGCACATTTACAACTTCAAAGATAAGATCAGGCGAGAAGGTTCAGAAGGAAGAAACGTAGCTAAGCAGATGTTGCATCTAGCGAGAGAGCACAACTACATAAACTGGGTCTCATGTAGTGACCGTACGAGAAAAGTCATAAACCGCGCATTCTTAGCTCACCCTGCAATGGTGGAGGTGTTACGCACATATCCACTTGTTATTGGTCTGGATTCGACGTACAAGACAAATAGATATGGATTTCCATTCTTGGAGATTGTTGGCGTGACACCAACGAATCAGAATTTCCTCATCGCCTACGCATTTATGAAGGACGAGACAGCAATGAGCTACCGTTGGGTGTTACAGAAGTTGAAGTTGCTCCTCAGGGAGGCCATCATTCCCACGGCTATCCTTACGGATAAAGAGGGTGGTCTTATGAGACCGGTCGCTGAGGTATTCCCACATTCTCGACATTTGCTATGTACTTGGCATATCAACCATGACGTGGAGGCCCGTGTATCATTTTTGTGCAACAAGAACAAGGATGCTGGTGCGGCGTTCAAGAATGGAGTATGGAAAAGAATCATGGAGGCTTTGACCGAGGAAGAATATGAACGTGCAGTTGTAGTCATGGAAGATCGTTATGGAAGATGGCCGGCAGTCCTCGATTATGTGCATAAAACGTGGCTTAATGATCATCGGAAGAAATTCGTCTTAGCTTGGACGAATGAGGTCCTTCACTTTGGCAACATAAGGACTTGTAGGGTTGAGAGTCAACACTCCGTCATTAAGAGTTGGCTTGGAAGTTCTCAAGGGTCGTTGGATACTGTTTTTAGAAAAGTGCATGCGTCGATCAATAACCAAGTTACAGAGATTAAAAATGGTTTGGAGGGTTCGAGGCGGCGACACGGTGTTCTGTTCAAGCATTATCTATACCAACACCTTATTGGTCGTGTTTCCCACCATGCTTTGGAACTTATTCTGGATGAACATACGAGGATGCGAAATTTAAGTACCGAGGTGTACGAGAGGTGTGGTTGTGCTATGTTAACGACTCATGGACTCCCTTGTGCTTGCAACATATTTACGGCGCTCCAAGGTGGAGTTGGGATATACATTGACCTTGTTCATCCATTTTGGAGGACCTTGGAGATTGGAGAAGGGGCGGAGATTCCAGAGGTTGTGGCGGAGTCCGCACAAGTTACTGAGCTGTTTCGATCCCTCGTCGACGATGTATTAGCTAGAGATATTGCCGTTATTCGAGATATTTCAAGGATCGTTCACAATGAGTTACATCTAGAGCATGCAGGTTATGAGGAACCGGAGCCCAACTTAACTAGGAGAGGGAGGCCAAGGAGACAAAGAAACTCAACTACAAGGAATCTGAGCTTGATCGAACATGTGCGGAATACGGGCCCTCGTACGATTTCTGATCAAGGGGCTTCGTCATCGGGAAACCCACAATCAAGATCTTCCCTAG GGAGTTACATGAGCATTGATCTAATTCCACCTCGTTTCAAGGAATCCTTACCGGACTTCATGTTGCAGTATATTAGAGGATATCGTGATGTTATACCTAATGGTAACTGCGGATTTCGATGTGCAGCAGAGTTCTTTTTAGGTGATCAAGAACGTTATGGCGAGATTCTTTCAACGGTTGTGGGAGAGATTAAAAAGCTTGATCAATACAAGAGAGTTTATCTTCCGGAAACTATAAGTAATGCCTCGTATCGAATAGATTGGAGAGGTGGAATGTGTGGACAAGAACATTGGATGATTACTGATCCAGATTTATGGCCGATAGCCACACACTTCAATGCGGTTGTGGTCATCTTTGCAATCGGTGGTGAATCCAGTTTAATCCCATCCGCGACCATTCTTCCGTTGGAAAACCGATATGAAGCAACTAGGACGACGAAGGAGATTGTTTTGGCATTTGTAAATAAGTGTCACTACATTCTTTTGGATATGGCGCCCGATTGTCCATTACCATCAATACCCCACCGTTGGAGAGCATTAGCAGATTATGGCGTTCGTGAATGGGAATCAAGATATGAGACTAGGATTCAAGCTTGGACTCGATATTCCGACGAGTTTAATTTTAGGATGGGCAGATATTAG
- the LOC110791818 gene encoding protein MAINTENANCE OF MERISTEMS, with protein sequence MLLQAWIYEHFPCFRPRSVRKDVGPDEPLASSWVYAAESKDKYRLVSFRARLDRLTPEEVVWTPFCDDPAVQCPRTVYMGPICYRDIGEMYNLDRVTRQLGYMQRIPQDVLFIGKAYRPPNFRHYEVDFHDLSYVSKWWDRFAAGYSSCLILSSLAPVPEGVPYAFDEQYMSWFLEWSHPHITPGFGEVPVVTPIHDRTHTEYWVGRYEQVIHALLQEKNDPSHPTTLAATEFKSGRLFVIACDRMRVSIDFVIDFILWTFYGFYM encoded by the exons ATGCTTCTTCAGGCGTGGATTTATGAGCATTTTCCTTGTTTCCGACCTCGCTCGGTCCGAAAAGATGTAGGACCTGATGAACCTCTAGCATCGAGTTGGGTTTATGCTGCTGAGAGTAAGGACAAGTATAGATTGGTTTCGTTTCGTGCTAGGCTTGATAGATTGACACCAGAGGAG GTTGTGTGGACACCATTTTGCGACGACCCCGCTGTTCAGTGTCCGAGAACTGTTTACATGGGGCCAATATGTTATCGTGATATCGGTGAGATGTATAACCTTGATCGTGTTACTAGGCAGTTGGGGTATATGCAGCGTATTCCGCAGGATGTCCTGTTCATTGGCAAAGCGTATAGGCCACCTAACTTTAGGCATTATGAGGTGGATTTCCACGACTTGTCATATGTATCAAAGTGGTGGGATCGTTTTGCAGCCGGTTACTCCTCTTGCCTGATTCTCTCGTCTTTGGCGCCTGTTCCTGAAGGTGTGCCTTACGCGTTTGATGAGCAGTACATGAGTTGGTTCCTCGAATGGTCTCATCCACACATTACTCCTGGTTTTGGTGAAGTTCCGGTGGTTACGCCTATACATGATCGGACTCATACCGAATAT TGGGTTGGCCGATATGAGCAAGTGATCCATGCGTTATTACAAGAGAAGAATGATCCGAGTCACCCGACTACATTAGCCGCTACAGAGTTCAAGAGTGGAAGGTTGTTTGTGATAGCATGTGATCGTATGAGAGTTTCTATAGACTTTGTTATTGATTTCATTTTGTGGACATTTTATGGATTTTATATGTAA